In Notamacropus eugenii isolate mMacEug1 chromosome 1, mMacEug1.pri_v2, whole genome shotgun sequence, one genomic interval encodes:
- the LOC140519355 gene encoding putative inactive carboxylesterase 4: protein MTSSEDCLYLNIYTPSDLEMKTKLPVMVWINGGGLMMGEASTYNGLALSALENVVAVSSQYRLGILGFFRELFHEVWIQFMGCT, encoded by the exons ATGACATCTTCTGAAGACTGCTTGTACCTAAATATTTATACCCCATCTGACCTGGAAATGAAGACCAAATTACCG GTGATGGTATGGATCAATGGAGGGGGTTTGATGATGGGTGAGGCTTCAACCTACAATGGTTTGGCCCTCTCAGCCCTTGAAAATGTGGTAGCAGTATCCAGTCAGTACCGCCTGGGAATCCTTGGGTTCTTTAG ggagttgttccatgaagtttggattcagttcatgggctgcacttga